From the Lathyrus oleraceus cultivar Zhongwan6 chromosome 4, CAAS_Psat_ZW6_1.0, whole genome shotgun sequence genome, one window contains:
- the LOC127135407 gene encoding uncharacterized protein LOC127135407, which produces MHHHTHQYPLPCLHCHPHSYIRMVQNLIERCLMFQMSQDQCIKTLEEHAGIEPLVTLTVWRELQKENEEFFRAYLQQLIPPKFHQ; this is translated from the exons ATGCATCATCACACCCATCAATACCCTCTTCCTTGTTTGCATTGTCATCCACATAGCTATATTAGGATG GTTCAAAATTTGATAGAGAGATGCTTGATGTTTCAAATGAGTCAAGACCAATGCATTAAGACGTTAGAAGAACATGCAGGGATTGAGCCACTTGTTACTCTTACAG TGTGGAGAGAATTGCAAAAGGAGAATGAGGAGTTCTTTAGAGCATATTTGCAACAACTTATCCCTCCAAAATTCCATCAATGA